From Candidatus Bathyarchaeota archaeon, one genomic window encodes:
- a CDS encoding HAMP domain-containing histidine kinase: protein MKPQNIDLEDETEDSPQFYVDEVKICRCFINILKNAFDAMPNGGQVRITSKAEADKVTFKFKDGGCGMSKETIEKLWTPLFTTKAKGMGFGMIICKRNVTAHGGKIGVESVVGQGTTITVELPLGLKP from the coding sequence GTGAAACCACAAAACATCGATTTAGAAGATGAAACAGAGGATTCGCCGCAATTCTACGTTGACGAAGTTAAGATTTGCCGATGCTTCATCAACATCCTCAAAAACGCTTTCGATGCCATGCCAAACGGGGGTCAGGTGAGAATAACAAGTAAAGCTGAAGCTGACAAAGTTACATTCAAGTTCAAAGACGGCGGTTGCGGTATGAGTAAAGAAACCATCGAAAAACTCTGGACCCCCCTGTTCACCACTAAAGCCAAAGGCATGGGGTTTGGCATGATCATCTGCAAGAGAAACGTCACGGCGCATGGCGGGAAAATTGGTGTTGAAAGTGTTGTGGGTCAGGGGACGACTATAACGGTGGAGTTGCCGTTGGGTCTTAAGCCTTAA
- a CDS encoding PAS domain S-box protein has product MNLYAILTLFASTISITVGISVFLLNRKAKLNRLFLVMMIFNSYWAFCLFMMSQSPTLEGALFWQKVLFLWPFTMSLLLHFTLVYTESNFLKSKLIYVALYFPALFFSLIDLTNPNVISTTHVLKYWGYQNTLPANSLLCWMDNIWACSFAVLTIILFVRYHNHLTDKIKKQQAKFVALAFTIPIFFALVTDSLFPFAGIDFPGLGAISCSITAFLVAYGMLKYELFSFRPEIAAENIFSTMSDAVILVMLDGTIMKVNKAFHDLTGYSEKEVVGKPLNELLSEAKTVDNENSTPRILENLANVREIRNYELSFHTKTGEKRFVTVSCSIVSDTGGKDVGAAFVLRDVTERRAIEQKLLKAERFASIGELAGMLGHDLRNPLSGISGASFYLRRKLNGKLDSQEKAMLDSIDKSIEYSNKIINDLLDYSSCYSDEVKLELSQVHLNPWLKRHRHFQ; this is encoded by the coding sequence ATGAACCTATACGCTATACTAACTTTATTCGCAAGCACAATCTCCATAACAGTTGGTATAAGCGTATTTCTTCTAAACAGAAAGGCAAAACTAAACAGACTATTCTTAGTCATGATGATTTTCAACTCGTACTGGGCATTCTGTCTGTTCATGATGTCTCAGTCACCCACCCTTGAAGGTGCCCTTTTTTGGCAAAAAGTCCTCTTCCTTTGGCCCTTCACTATGTCGCTTCTGTTGCACTTTACGTTAGTCTACACAGAAAGCAACTTTTTGAAAAGCAAACTCATCTATGTCGCGTTGTATTTTCCTGCTTTGTTCTTTTCGCTGATTGATTTAACTAACCCAAACGTGATTAGCACCACACATGTTTTGAAATACTGGGGTTACCAGAACACACTACCCGCCAATTCATTGCTGTGCTGGATGGATAACATTTGGGCGTGTTCATTTGCCGTTTTAACGATCATTCTTTTTGTTAGATATCATAATCATTTGACTGATAAAATTAAGAAGCAGCAAGCAAAATTTGTTGCCTTAGCTTTCACTATCCCTATATTTTTCGCCTTGGTAACGGATTCTCTGTTTCCTTTTGCAGGAATAGATTTTCCAGGGTTAGGCGCAATATCCTGCAGCATAACCGCGTTTTTGGTTGCCTATGGAATGCTCAAGTACGAGTTGTTCAGTTTTAGGCCTGAAATCGCTGCGGAAAACATTTTTTCCACAATGTCTGATGCAGTTATCCTGGTCATGCTTGACGGTACAATCATGAAAGTCAACAAAGCTTTCCATGATTTAACAGGGTACAGCGAAAAAGAAGTTGTGGGAAAACCACTAAATGAATTGCTTAGTGAAGCAAAAACGGTAGACAACGAAAACTCTACTCCAAGGATACTTGAAAACCTTGCTAATGTACGAGAAATAAGAAACTATGAATTATCATTTCACACAAAGACGGGGGAAAAACGTTTCGTCACTGTATCCTGCTCTATTGTATCTGATACTGGGGGGAAAGATGTTGGTGCAGCCTTTGTTCTGCGGGATGTGACTGAACGGCGGGCTATTGAGCAAAAACTGCTCAAAGCGGAACGGTTCGCGTCGATTGGGGAGCTGGCAGGTATGCTGGGACATGATTTGCGTAATCCGCTATCAGGCATAAGTGGTGCCAGTTTCTACTTACGCCGAAAACTGAACGGTAAACTTGACTCTCAAGAAAAAGCCATGCTTGACAGCATAGATAAAAGTATAGAGTACTCTAACAAAATCATCAACGATCTCTTAGATTATTCAAGCTGCTATTCTGACGAAGTCAAATTGGAGTTATCGCAGGTACACCTAAATCCCTGGTTAAAGCGGCACAGGCACTTTCAGTGA